Within the Thermodesulfobacteriota bacterium genome, the region CCTGGATGAGCGTTCCCCCCCGGCTCTGGGTGACCGCGAAGACCCCCACCTCGTTGTCCGAGATCTCGTTGCCCACCAGGCGGGCCGGGTGGCCCCGCTCCTCGAACCGCACGCCGTGGGTGTTCCCGTGGATCCAGCACCCCTCCACCTCGAGGCGCGCGGTGGAGAAGCGCACCCCGTCCACGTTGCGGGTGAACTCGCAGCGCTCCACCCGGGCGGGGCTGTAGTGGACCTGGAGGCCGCTGAAGGCGTGGGAGACCCGCGCGTAGGCGAGCTCGGCCCCGGGGGAGAAGTTCACCATCACATACTTCCAGTCGGCGGGCCGGGGGTCGGCCTCGGCGGAAGCAAAGAGGATCGGCGCCTGCGGCGTGCCCCGGGCGGTGAGGCGCCCCTCGGCGGTGAGCTCGGCGTCGCCGATGCCGTCGCCGTCCCAGTCGACGCGCCGGAAGAGGACCCGGGTTCCCGGGCGGATCACCAGGTGCCCCCCGGCCCGCACCACGACGATCCGGTCCACCACCACCTCCCCCTCCCAGACCTCCTCCCCCGAGATGGAGCGGATCGGCATGCGGTGCAGATCGTCCGGAGCGATAGGGACCCCGGGGGGACCGGCGCAGCCCAGGAGAAGCCCCAGGACGAGCCCCGGCGCCGCGAGCCCGAAGCCCCGCCGGGACCTCATTCCAGCACCCGGCGCACCACGATCTCGATCCCCTCCACCACGCGCCCCCGCGGGACGGCGATGCCGTGGTCGGGAGACCCCTCGTAGAAACCGAAGTGCTCCCCCGGGGCCGGCGAGCCCCCGCTGCGCTCCCGGGCCCCCACGTAAAAGAGCCCGCCGGTGCCCAGGGAGAGGGCGAAGGCGCCGTCGGGCCCCGTGGGCAGGGTGAGGAAGTCGGGCATGCCGTGCCCCACGATCCGACTGCGGTAGGCGAACACGTAGACCCCCGCCACGGGGCGCCCCTCGGGGTCGCGCACGGTGCCGCGCAGGCCGGTGCCGCTGCGGGCCAGGAGCTCGGCGTTGGGATCGTCGTCGCGCTCCTTGCGCACCAGATGCACGTCCACCGCGGTCTCACGGCGCTCCTCCACCGCCACGGGGCTTGCCAGCACCGTCCCGTAGAGGTCCCCCTCCCGCACCGGCCCGAAGCCCCCGCCCGCCTGGCGCCGGCGGGCCACCACGAAGTAGCGGCCTTCCGGCACCTCCTCCAGGGCGTACGCCCCGTCGCGACCCGTGGGAGGCGACTGGCGGAAGCCCGGGCCCCGCAGCCCTTCGTCCTCGTCCAGGTAGAGGCTGACCACCGCCCCCTCCACGGCCGCCCCCTCGAACCGCACCACGCCCCCCAGGGCGCCGAATCCGGTGGACCCGCCGGGGAGATCGCGCATCGCGGGGGTGTCCCGGGGCACGGCCTGGAGACCGATCCAGGCGTCGCTCCCCGGGGCCAGCTGCACCGGGTTCTTGCCGGACAGGGCCCCCCAGACGTGCCCGTCGCGCCGTGCCGAGGCCGTGAGCCGGTATTCCCCGGGGGAGACGGGAGGGAAGCGGTACACGCCGTCGGCGTCGGTCTCGGCCTCCTGGAGGATGCGCCCCTCCCGCGCCTCCAGGGCGACCACCGCCCCCGCCACGGGCTCGCCATGGGCCATGACGCGGCCCCCGAGCCGGGCCGACGGGCCCGCGCAGGCCGCCGCCAGCAACAGGGCCCCAAGAAGGGGAGCCATCCCCGAAGACCTCACCGCACGCCCCCCAGGGCCAGCACCGGCTCCGCTCCAGCCGCCCCGGACAGCTCCCCGTCGGCAAAGCTCTCCCCCTCCTCCACGGGCCCCCCCAGGGATCGCCGTGCTCGCAGGAAGAGCGCCTGGTCCGGCGCGACCGGAAGAAGCGTCCAGCCCTCGGGGTCCGTGGGGGCCGAGACAGCCAGGGGGGGCCCGGACCGCAAGGGATTGGCATAGGCGAGCACATGATACCCCTTGGCCCCCTCGCCCGCTGCCGTCACCACCCGCACCCGCCTCCCGTGGAAGGCCTTGGGGTCTTCCTCGAGCTGGCTCAGGCGCTCCACCAGGGGGATCTCGACGACCACCTCGTCCCCCTGGGCTACGGTCACGGGGTTTCGGGGGTAGAAGTTGAAGAAGTCCCCGATCTCGATGGGTCCGTAGGCGCCCCCCCGCACCCGCTTGCGGGCCACCAGGTGGTAGGTGCCGGGCGGCAGGCGCACGGAGAAGGCGCCCGAGGCCACGGGCTGGAGCAGGTACGCCGGGCCCCGGAAGGCGCCCTCCGCCCCGGCATAGGCGTAGAGGTAGACCTTCTCCGCGGGGGCCCCGCCCAGGGTAACGGCGCCGGAAACCGTGCTTCGCTCGGCGGGCCGCCGCTCTTCCGGGGCAACCTCCACGAGGTTCAGGCCCACGGCCGTCCACGCTCCGGGGGAGACGGTGACGGGGGACCCGGAGTAGAGGCACTGGAGGTCCCCGGTCTCCGGCCGAGACCCCGCGTTGCCCGGCTGCTTCCGCAGCGCCTCCACCACGTAGCGCCCCGGAGGCAGCGGGATGGCGTAGGTGCCGTCGGTGGCCGTGGCGGCCCGCGCCAGGGGCGCGTCGCCGGTGAGGGGGCCGAAGCTGCCCGGCCGGTACGGATAGGCCGCAACCGAGACTCCCTCCACCAGGGTGCCCCCCCGGGCGGCCCGACCGCGGATGCCCTGCTGCGCGGCCGCTTCCAGCCAGGCCGCCCCCAGGACGAGAAGCGCCGCACCAGCGGCCGCTACCAGGCGGCGCAGGGCGCCGCCGCTGTGGGTTTGCTTCACCATACTTCCTCCACGAC harbors:
- a CDS encoding carboxypeptidase-like regulatory domain-containing protein, which translates into the protein MAPLLGALLLAAACAGPSARLGGRVMAHGEPVAGAVVALEAREGRILQEAETDADGVYRFPPVSPGEYRLTASARRDGHVWGALSGKNPVQLAPGSDAWIGLQAVPRDTPAMRDLPGGSTGFGALGGVVRFEGAAVEGAVVSLYLDEDEGLRGPGFRQSPPTGRDGAYALEEVPEGRYFVVARRRQAGGGFGPVREGDLYGTVLASPVAVEERRETAVDVHLVRKERDDDPNAELLARSGTGLRGTVRDPEGRPVAGVYVFAYRSRIVGHGMPDFLTLPTGPDGAFALSLGTGGLFYVGARERSGGSPAPGEHFGFYEGSPDHGIAVPRGRVVEGIEIVVRRVLE
- a CDS encoding right-handed parallel beta-helix repeat-containing protein, which translates into the protein MRSRRGFGLAAPGLVLGLLLGCAGPPGVPIAPDDLHRMPIRSISGEEVWEGEVVVDRIVVVRAGGHLVIRPGTRVLFRRVDWDGDGIGDAELTAEGRLTARGTPQAPILFASAEADPRPADWKYVMVNFSPGAELAYARVSHAFSGLQVHYSPARVERCEFTRNVDGVRFSTARLEVEGCWIHGNTHGVRFEERGHPARLVGNEISDNEVGVFAVTQSRGGTLIQGNNLRNNATAVKLGWEQPHDLAFPGNHWGPAQEAAVLSRVLDGRADPGLGRVSLAPLLPSPAPVEVPPFSAPPDWPSP